A region of Roseobacter litoralis Och 149 DNA encodes the following proteins:
- a CDS encoding endonuclease/exonuclease/phosphatase family protein: MPFYSNLRISYPAGSPEEVLRKRTLAGIRRLRLALAEHFPTHTDRMGTVRIGTWNIREFGNAKFDGRDTYEPLYYMAEIISNFDIAAIQEVRDDMREFTQLLDILGPDWDYIATDVTDGAAGNGERMVFMFNRNRVRFRNIAGELTLPEGKKVLASFGERIKLENGIALQLPAGADLSGIYRARSLRKNSTVRLDQDVEIPLPDGTMLQLPDGSGLAVTKGTEVTRPPNTRGQVNVDVPLDVVQGDAFRLRFPGNALDQSFKQFARTPFLVSFQAGWLKIDLATVHIYFGSNEDDKLLAQRRREIVRLTEAIGNRASKEMKKNPENAVVTAVLGDFNIISPEHETMQALEANGFEVPEKIKQIPGSNVDKSKAYDQIAFWEPKRSRGYAHVKVHGANVFDFFDHVYRLDERETYQPQRSEQSYKNWRTYKMSDHLPMWVELASDFSDAFLDVCDATEPPG, encoded by the coding sequence GTGCCGTTTTACAGCAATTTACGCATAAGCTATCCCGCTGGTTCTCCCGAAGAAGTACTGCGAAAGCGCACGCTTGCCGGTATTCGGCGACTACGCTTGGCGCTTGCTGAGCATTTTCCGACCCATACAGATCGCATGGGGACGGTTCGCATCGGCACATGGAACATCCGCGAGTTTGGCAATGCAAAATTCGACGGGCGCGATACGTATGAGCCGCTTTATTACATGGCCGAGATCATCTCGAACTTTGATATCGCCGCCATACAGGAGGTGCGCGATGACATGCGCGAATTCACCCAACTGCTGGATATTCTAGGACCCGATTGGGATTATATCGCGACAGATGTGACGGATGGCGCTGCCGGAAACGGCGAGCGGATGGTCTTTATGTTCAACCGAAATCGCGTGCGGTTTCGCAACATCGCGGGCGAGTTGACGCTGCCCGAAGGCAAGAAGGTTCTGGCGAGTTTCGGAGAGCGTATCAAGCTGGAAAACGGGATCGCCTTGCAACTCCCCGCAGGGGCGGATTTATCCGGCATCTACCGCGCACGGTCCCTGCGCAAGAACAGCACAGTACGTTTGGATCAGGATGTGGAAATTCCTTTGCCCGACGGCACGATGCTGCAACTGCCCGATGGCAGCGGGCTGGCAGTAACAAAAGGCACCGAGGTTACCCGCCCACCCAACACACGGGGTCAAGTGAACGTTGATGTTCCACTGGACGTAGTCCAAGGCGACGCATTCCGGCTCAGGTTTCCGGGCAATGCCCTCGACCAGAGTTTCAAGCAGTTTGCGCGCACCCCGTTTCTGGTTAGTTTTCAGGCAGGGTGGTTAAAAATCGATCTTGCCACCGTTCACATCTACTTTGGCTCAAACGAAGACGACAAACTGCTGGCGCAGCGTCGAAGGGAGATTGTCAGACTAACCGAGGCCATCGGAAACCGGGCATCAAAAGAGATGAAAAAGAACCCCGAAAATGCGGTCGTGACTGCCGTGTTGGGTGACTTCAACATCATCAGCCCGGAACACGAAACAATGCAGGCTCTGGAGGCAAACGGTTTCGAAGTGCCAGAGAAAATAAAGCAAATCCCCGGATCGAATGTAGATAAGTCAAAAGCCTACGACCAAATCGCGTTCTGGGAACCGAAACGCAGCCGGGGATATGCGCATGTAAAGGTGCATGGCGCGAACGTCTTTGACTTTTTCGACCACGTGTACCGTCTGGATGAGCGCGAGACGTATCAGCCGCAACGCTCTGAGCAATCTTACAAAAACTGGCGCACGTATAAAATGAGCGACCATCTGCCAATGTGGGTTGAGCTCGCGAGCGACTTTTCCGATGCATTTCTTGATGTTTGCGATGCAACAGAGCCGCCAGGATAA
- a CDS encoding efflux RND transporter periplasmic adaptor subunit produces the protein MATPVVKTIIEDDEFVGRFEAEGEVIVRARVSGYLQTVHFDDGSRVEAGQLLYTIDQRRFLTALRQAQAQIDVAQATYIFTQDQLERAEALITNGNISQSAVDSRREAYLAAQGALEQARAALELAQLDLEYTKITAPMSGRIDQTHVDPGNLVLADQTELTSIVSSDPIYFFFDIDERYFLAYARDARARGASLQEGGGELKVRVSLSDESIPPIHGYLDFSENRIDAETGTLRVRAVLDNPDEVLTPGLFGRVNVPGSLPYEGILVPDAAIVADQNRRLVMSVDAEGNVTPIPVRPGPRIDGYRVIREGLDGSELIVIEGIIRARPGSVVTPERVELPLVAEN, from the coding sequence GTGGCAACCCCCGTTGTCAAAACCATCATCGAAGACGATGAGTTTGTCGGGCGATTTGAAGCCGAAGGCGAAGTGATCGTGCGCGCCCGCGTTTCGGGGTATCTGCAAACGGTGCATTTCGATGACGGCAGCCGGGTCGAAGCAGGTCAGCTTTTGTACACAATTGACCAACGCCGATTCCTGACCGCATTGCGACAGGCGCAGGCTCAGATCGATGTGGCACAGGCCACCTATATTTTCACGCAGGATCAACTGGAACGCGCCGAAGCCCTGATTACGAATGGCAACATCTCGCAAAGCGCAGTCGATTCCCGCAGAGAGGCATATCTCGCCGCACAAGGGGCGCTTGAGCAAGCGCGGGCAGCGTTGGAATTGGCGCAACTGGACCTTGAATACACTAAAATCACAGCCCCGATGTCAGGCCGGATCGATCAGACCCATGTCGACCCCGGCAACCTCGTTCTCGCCGATCAGACAGAGCTTACGTCAATCGTATCCTCTGATCCCATCTATTTCTTTTTTGACATTGATGAGCGTTATTTTCTTGCCTACGCCCGCGATGCGCGCGCGCGCGGTGCGTCCTTGCAAGAGGGCGGCGGCGAGTTGAAGGTCAGAGTGTCCCTGTCAGACGAAAGCATCCCCCCGATCCACGGATACCTCGACTTTTCTGAGAACAGGATCGACGCAGAAACCGGTACGCTGCGGGTGCGCGCAGTTCTGGACAACCCCGATGAAGTGCTGACGCCGGGCTTGTTTGGTCGTGTCAACGTGCCGGGGTCGCTGCCCTACGAGGGTATATTGGTGCCCGATGCGGCAATCGTCGCGGACCAAAACAGACGCCTCGTGATGAGCGTGGATGCAGAGGGCAACGTCACGCCCATCCCTGTACGTCCCGGGCCGCGCATTGATGGCTACCGCGTGATACGCGAAGGGCTCGACGGCAGCGAACTGATCGTAATCGAAGGCATCATTCGCGCCCGCCCCGGCAGCGTGGTCACCCCGGAACGGGTGGAATTACCGCTGGTTGCGGAAAACTAG
- a CDS encoding efflux RND transporter permease subunit: MGRFFVSRPIFAIVMSVIMTIVGMLAYTQLPIEQYPQIAPPSIVVRANYPGADAETIAATVATPLEQEINGVEGMLYLSSFSTADGSMSLSITFELGTDLDAAQVLVQNRVAIAEPRLPQEVRALGVTTTKSSPDLMMVVHMLSPDETFDQLYVSNYARARVRDRLVRLDGVGDLLIFGEREFSARVWLDPDRLSSLSLTAADVVDALREQNVQVSGGSLGAPPNDTNSAFQVTITTQGRLESPREFGRVIVKASEDGRVVRVRDVARVEIGARSYVNNSYLNNKPAVALGIFQRPGSNALASADEIIAVMDELAEDFPRGLEYQVVYNPTEFISASVNAVYQTLFEAVLLVVVVILIFLQSWRTAIIPLLAIPVSLIGTFAVMFALGYTLNLLTLFGLILAIGIVVDDAIVVVENVERNIKNGMTPRQASARTMDEVQSAIIGTTLVLIAVFVPAALVPGITGQFYKQFAVTISVATVISTINSLSLSPALAASILKPHSDTPSRNPLTLLTRPLSDGFNRGFEKLTNGYVAIVSVLVRSYKMLALSFVAFAGLLGVTYWINQEVPTGFIPDADQGYAIVVVQLPDGASLERTDAVIRQATEIALETPGVTNAVAFAGFSGATFTNASNQGVIFTTFDSFENRIESGLDAGAIVGQLFGRMQSLREAFIIAIAPPAVRGVGNGGGFKLQLRENESADMSRVLGTAYAIMGASAQSDKVQGVFTTFSASSPQVYLEIDRVRAQMLNVPIGEIFETLAINLGSAYVNDYNALGRLFQVRAQADEQFRLDEEDITALRVRTATGALVPLGTLVSIVDTAGPALVQRYNQQVSVPVQGSAAPGVSTGEALIAMEEMAASLMPPGVDFEWTELALQERNQGDTAAYIFGFSILFAFLFLAALYESWALPVAIILVVPLAVLGALAGVMYRSMDNNILTQVGLIVLIGLAAKNAILIVEFAKQAQEERGLSPVEAALEASKLRLRPILMTAFAFILGVVPLMIATGPGSEMRQALGTAVFFGMSGVTFLGLFFTPVFYVTIRTLFPLKEAKD, encoded by the coding sequence ATGGGCCGTTTTTTCGTCAGCCGACCCATATTTGCCATCGTCATGTCCGTTATCATGACGATTGTCGGCATGCTCGCCTACACGCAGCTGCCTATTGAGCAATATCCGCAAATTGCACCGCCTTCGATTGTTGTGCGTGCGAACTACCCCGGTGCAGATGCCGAAACCATCGCTGCGACCGTCGCCACACCTTTGGAACAAGAGATCAACGGTGTGGAAGGGATGCTTTATCTGTCGTCCTTTTCCACGGCAGACGGGTCCATGAGCCTGAGCATTACGTTCGAGCTTGGCACCGACCTTGATGCCGCGCAGGTGCTCGTTCAGAACCGTGTCGCCATCGCTGAGCCGCGCTTGCCGCAAGAGGTGCGTGCGCTTGGTGTCACAACGACCAAGTCCTCGCCCGATCTGATGATGGTCGTGCATATGCTGTCACCGGATGAGACCTTTGATCAGCTTTATGTGTCGAACTACGCACGGGCACGGGTGCGCGACCGTCTGGTACGTCTTGATGGTGTCGGCGATCTGTTGATTTTCGGCGAACGGGAGTTCTCAGCACGCGTTTGGCTCGATCCGGATCGGTTGTCCTCGCTCAGTCTGACAGCCGCTGACGTGGTTGATGCCCTGCGCGAGCAGAATGTGCAGGTATCCGGCGGCTCGCTCGGCGCGCCCCCGAACGATACGAACAGCGCGTTTCAGGTCACCATCACCACGCAAGGACGGCTTGAAAGCCCGCGTGAGTTTGGCCGCGTCATCGTGAAAGCCTCCGAAGACGGCCGCGTGGTGCGCGTGCGGGATGTGGCGCGCGTAGAAATTGGCGCGAGGTCTTATGTAAATAACTCATACCTCAACAACAAACCGGCAGTGGCCTTGGGCATTTTTCAACGACCCGGCTCAAATGCGCTGGCATCTGCGGATGAGATCATAGCGGTCATGGATGAACTGGCCGAGGATTTCCCACGCGGGCTTGAATATCAGGTCGTCTACAACCCGACCGAATTCATATCGGCATCCGTCAACGCCGTGTATCAGACCCTGTTTGAGGCGGTCTTACTGGTGGTCGTGGTTATTCTTATCTTTCTGCAAAGCTGGCGCACAGCCATCATACCGCTGCTTGCCATCCCGGTATCATTGATCGGCACCTTTGCGGTGATGTTTGCCCTTGGCTATACGCTGAACCTGCTGACGCTTTTTGGCCTGATCCTTGCCATCGGCATCGTGGTCGATGATGCAATCGTGGTCGTCGAGAACGTCGAACGCAACATCAAGAACGGGATGACACCCCGGCAGGCCTCGGCACGCACAATGGACGAAGTGCAAAGTGCGATCATCGGCACAACGCTGGTTCTGATCGCGGTGTTTGTCCCCGCCGCATTGGTGCCCGGCATCACCGGACAATTCTACAAGCAGTTCGCTGTTACGATTTCCGTGGCGACAGTGATTTCAACGATAAATTCCCTGTCATTGTCGCCTGCCCTCGCTGCCAGCATCCTAAAGCCCCACAGTGACACACCGTCACGCAACCCGCTGACGCTTTTGACACGGCCGCTGTCCGATGGGTTTAATCGCGGGTTTGAAAAGTTGACAAACGGGTATGTCGCAATCGTCTCGGTACTTGTGCGATCATACAAAATGCTGGCGCTGTCATTTGTAGCCTTTGCCGGGCTGCTTGGGGTGACCTATTGGATCAATCAGGAGGTTCCGACCGGCTTCATTCCAGACGCAGATCAAGGTTATGCCATTGTCGTGGTGCAATTGCCCGATGGCGCCTCTCTGGAACGCACGGACGCTGTCATACGGCAAGCAACCGAAATTGCCCTTGAAACACCCGGGGTGACAAATGCCGTCGCCTTTGCAGGTTTCTCAGGGGCAACTTTTACCAATGCCAGCAATCAGGGCGTGATTTTCACCACATTCGACAGCTTTGAAAACCGCATTGAATCAGGGCTGGACGCAGGCGCAATCGTCGGTCAGCTTTTCGGACGCATGCAATCCCTCAGAGAAGCGTTCATCATCGCGATTGCCCCTCCGGCTGTGCGCGGCGTTGGCAACGGTGGCGGCTTTAAGCTGCAACTGCGCGAAAACGAAAGCGCGGACATGTCGCGCGTGCTCGGCACGGCCTATGCCATCATGGGGGCCTCTGCGCAGTCCGACAAGGTGCAGGGCGTGTTCACGACGTTTTCCGCAAGCTCGCCACAGGTCTATCTGGAGATTGATCGCGTCAGAGCACAGATGCTGAACGTGCCCATTGGCGAAATTTTCGAAACACTCGCGATCAACCTCGGTTCTGCCTATGTGAACGATTACAACGCCTTGGGGCGGCTATTTCAGGTGCGCGCGCAGGCGGACGAACAATTCCGACTGGACGAAGAAGACATCACCGCGCTCAGGGTGCGCACCGCAACTGGTGCACTGGTCCCGCTGGGCACATTGGTGTCTATCGTTGATACCGCAGGCCCCGCGTTGGTGCAGCGCTACAATCAGCAAGTATCTGTTCCCGTCCAAGGCTCTGCGGCACCGGGCGTATCAACGGGTGAAGCGCTTATCGCGATGGAGGAAATGGCCGCATCCCTGATGCCGCCGGGCGTTGATTTTGAATGGACTGAACTGGCCTTGCAGGAACGTAATCAGGGCGATACAGCCGCCTATATTTTCGGCTTTTCCATCCTTTTCGCCTTTTTGTTCCTCGCCGCCCTCTACGAAAGCTGGGCCCTGCCCGTTGCCATCATCCTCGTTGTGCCGCTTGCGGTTCTGGGGGCTTTGGCCGGTGTCATGTATCGCAGCATGGACAATAACATCCTGACGCAGGTTGGGCTGATTGTGCTCATCGGTCTCGCGGCCAAGAACGCCATCCTGATCGTGGAGTTTGCCAAACAGGCGCAGGAAGAACGCGGCCTCTCCCCCGTTGAGGCGGCCCTTGAAGCCAGCAAGCTGAGGCTGAGGCCAATTTTGATGACCGCTTTTGCGTTTATCCTGGGTGTTGTCCCCCTGATGATCGCCACCGGGCCTGGATCGGAGATGCGCCAAGCGCTTGGTACGGCAGTGTTTTTCGGCATGTCAGGCGTGACATTTTTGGGCCTCTTCTTCACGCCTGTATTCTATGTGACAATCCGGACTTTGTTTCCCTTAAAGGAAGCCAAGGACTAG
- a CDS encoding aldo/keto reductase, translated as MHFRQLRQDGKKISAIGLGCWSFAGSYGPTTETEAHSTLSAARDLGVDFLDTANVYGMGVSESVIGSYLKANQNSFTIATKAGISRDPETGARTFNNQAAYLRTELEGSLSRLGLEQVDLYYMHRRDVDIPIEDVMETLLAFKAEGKIGGIGFSEISPASLRRASAVGGVDAVQSEYSLWTRQPEMGMIQTCKALGVAFVPFSPLGRGMFTPTPPDPATFEKGHFRTGTPRFSEPNFSHNMTFISQFQSLAQALDTSPATLAIAWCLAQGDHLIPIPGTRSAAHLAECVAGCSFEMTQEIKDAIDDILPIGWAHGDRYAPEQWPGVEGYC; from the coding sequence ATGCACTTTCGACAACTGCGCCAGGACGGGAAAAAAATTTCAGCGATCGGCTTGGGATGTTGGAGTTTTGCGGGCTCTTATGGCCCCACAACCGAAACCGAGGCACATAGCACATTGTCTGCGGCACGGGATCTTGGCGTCGATTTCCTTGACACGGCAAATGTCTATGGCATGGGCGTGTCAGAAAGCGTCATCGGCTCTTACTTAAAGGCCAACCAGAACAGTTTCACCATCGCGACCAAAGCGGGCATCTCGCGTGATCCGGAAACCGGCGCACGTACATTTAACAACCAAGCAGCTTATCTGCGTACCGAGCTTGAAGGCTCCCTGTCGCGGCTGGGGCTTGAGCAGGTCGATCTGTATTACATGCACCGCCGTGATGTGGATATTCCGATTGAAGACGTCATGGAAACGCTGCTGGCGTTCAAGGCGGAAGGCAAGATCGGAGGGATTGGGTTCTCGGAAATCTCGCCCGCATCGCTCAGACGTGCAAGTGCGGTGGGGGGCGTCGACGCCGTGCAAAGCGAATACTCGCTCTGGACCCGCCAACCTGAAATGGGGATGATCCAAACCTGCAAAGCACTCGGCGTCGCCTTTGTGCCCTTCTCCCCCCTTGGGCGCGGGATGTTTACGCCAACGCCGCCTGATCCTGCGACCTTTGAAAAAGGTCATTTCCGTACCGGCACACCACGTTTTTCAGAGCCAAATTTCAGCCACAACATGACCTTCATATCGCAGTTCCAGTCGCTCGCGCAGGCCCTTGATACCTCTCCGGCAACTCTGGCGATTGCGTGGTGTTTGGCGCAGGGCGATCACCTCATCCCGATCCCCGGAACGCGCAGCGCAGCCCATTTGGCCGAGTGCGTCGCGGGGTGCTCGTTTGAGATGACCCAAGAAATCAAAGACGCCATAGACGACATCCTGCCGATTGGATGGGCCCATGGCGACAGATACGCACCAGAGCAATGGCCGGGTGTGGAAGGATACTGCTGA